The genomic DNA TTGACCGGCATCGCGATCTGCGCACCAAACTCGCCGCTACCCTGCGCGACCTGGAGAACGACCCGTTTCAGCCCGACCTGAGATATCACCATCTAACCGGTAAACTGAAGGGAATCCAGGCGGTGAGCATCACCCACAGCTACCGGATCACCCTGACCGTTATGATCACCGACAAGGAGATCATCCTCCTCGATATCGGCAGTCATGACGAAGTCCACCGCTAGTGACCGCAGGGACCATACTTTAATGTAAAAGGC from Geoanaerobacter pelophilus includes the following:
- a CDS encoding type II toxin-antitoxin system RelE/ParE family toxin, which produces MYDLVWTAGFTRAAKKFVDRHRDLRTKLAATLRDLENDPFQPDLRYHHLTGKLKGIQAVSITHSYRITLTVMITDKEIILLDIGSHDEVHR